The Edaphobacter sp. 12200R-103 genome contains a region encoding:
- a CDS encoding carboxypeptidase regulatory-like domain-containing protein, giving the protein MQERFRAVWCVLLLAIGLGFSGVQANAQSSFGQISGTVLDPTGAAVPEAALTITSMNTQATRTVNSDQNGNYIVTNLAIGLYSITVTKTGFQTAKQSDVSISADAKVTSNFTLTVGQTSETVEVQGGAIETLNTTSGELARVIDSKQVENLALNGRNYTQLLTLVPGAVVTNPDIFSVTTSLAANNQTINGNRSDTNNLTVDGAYNQVAGSNGSLMNNVGPDFIQEVKIDTSNASAEYGRTSGPTFNIVTKSGTNAFHGGAFEFHRNSYLDATNYIARKKTQLIYNDFGFFVGGPVIKDKLFFFVGEEWRRYRAQATAVTRTVPTTAMLNGDFSALCTTGFVNGVCTPAAGQQFSPNQLFYPGTSTPIPNNDVSALISADGKAIGNVYRIISAAGLSFHDGGIPSNNLVLAPSNPLNFHQDLVRFDYVINQQHSVFGRWIHDQNTLIDPFGTFSNSGILNTTPTTRNRPGQSYLVAWTWAVRPNLINQAQANTSWAAQRIPPYGDNWKRETYGFQYQKLYPGIGPYPNGIPIVNITNFAGFQGPNFALLSPTTDIQVSDTLTWIKGNHAFKFGAAYIRDRVDQNGRSNYTGTANFTGLASNSSCRAATSNTTCNSVADALLGNFSSYSEASADPMGHFRFNQIEGFVQDTWKATRKLSLDFGLRYQWVQPFYLQGNNASNFDPSVYNPANAVKVTTTGSIVPGSGNPYNGLIRAGNGVPSDQQIRVPNVNTALFPLIPTGAPRGFYKMNGAVGPRLGFAYAANDKTTVRGGIGLFFYRAQGNLIFSQLNLAPWLNNAQFGNGNLATLGNLSANSTALQASISAIDPTSKNPYTWQYSFGLQRQVTRTVLLEMNYVGSVSHHQLRQPNVNFPDIAAVYENQKPGGPRYGNIAIFNPYKGYNAINENRFDSNYNYNALQIFASKRAGIITTTLAYTFAKALGDSNGNNQTLENWTDNHYNYGPLVNDRRHAFVATFVIQTPDLKGHNFLLREVAGAWQVSGVARLQSGAYNNVQVTSRYSLGNVRPDMTPGAPIYSKHAGLCGYVYNGATNLPAGCSTGANPFSAPTGPRFGNAPYGAIVGPGLAQTDATLSKFFPVTERVRVKVQADAFNILNRTNFNGLNLNASNSNFGTISSAFPARQLQLGAKLLF; this is encoded by the coding sequence ATGCAAGAGAGATTTCGCGCGGTGTGGTGTGTCCTGCTGCTTGCGATTGGACTAGGGTTCTCTGGTGTGCAGGCTAATGCCCAGAGCAGCTTCGGTCAGATCTCAGGTACGGTGCTGGACCCGACAGGAGCGGCTGTTCCCGAGGCCGCTCTCACGATTACATCGATGAACACGCAGGCGACCCGTACGGTCAACTCCGACCAGAACGGCAACTATATCGTCACCAACCTTGCGATCGGTCTTTATTCGATTACGGTGACGAAGACGGGATTCCAGACGGCGAAGCAGTCCGATGTCTCGATCAGCGCGGACGCAAAGGTAACGTCGAACTTTACGCTTACCGTTGGCCAGACGAGTGAGACGGTCGAGGTGCAGGGAGGCGCGATTGAGACGCTCAACACGACCTCCGGTGAGCTGGCGCGTGTGATCGATTCAAAGCAGGTCGAGAACCTTGCCCTGAATGGCCGCAACTATACGCAGCTGCTGACTCTGGTGCCGGGCGCGGTGGTGACGAATCCGGATATTTTCTCGGTGACGACGTCGCTGGCGGCCAACAATCAGACCATCAATGGAAACCGCAGCGATACAAATAACCTGACGGTGGATGGAGCCTACAACCAGGTGGCGGGTTCGAACGGTTCTCTGATGAACAACGTCGGACCGGACTTTATCCAGGAGGTGAAGATCGATACCTCGAACGCCTCGGCAGAGTACGGCCGTACCTCGGGTCCCACGTTCAACATCGTTACCAAGAGCGGAACGAATGCCTTTCATGGCGGCGCGTTCGAGTTTCATCGCAACAGCTACCTGGATGCGACCAACTACATTGCACGCAAGAAGACTCAGCTGATCTATAACGATTTCGGTTTCTTTGTTGGTGGTCCTGTCATCAAGGACAAGCTCTTCTTCTTTGTCGGGGAGGAGTGGAGGCGGTACCGTGCACAGGCAACGGCGGTAACGCGTACTGTTCCGACGACGGCGATGTTGAATGGCGACTTTTCAGCGCTCTGCACCACGGGATTTGTCAATGGCGTTTGCACTCCCGCTGCCGGTCAGCAATTCAGCCCCAACCAGCTCTTTTACCCCGGAACTTCCACGCCTATTCCAAACAACGATGTTTCTGCCTTGATCTCGGCAGATGGTAAAGCGATCGGGAATGTATACAGGATCATTTCGGCGGCTGGACTGAGCTTCCACGATGGGGGGATTCCTTCGAATAATCTGGTTCTTGCCCCGTCGAATCCTCTGAACTTCCACCAGGATCTGGTTCGGTTCGACTACGTTATCAATCAGCAGCACTCGGTCTTTGGCCGCTGGATTCACGATCAGAATACTTTGATCGACCCTTTCGGGACCTTTTCCAACAGCGGCATTCTCAACACGACGCCGACGACGCGCAACCGTCCTGGACAGAGCTACCTGGTTGCATGGACCTGGGCCGTTCGTCCCAACCTCATCAACCAGGCCCAGGCCAATACCAGTTGGGCAGCGCAGCGCATTCCTCCTTATGGCGATAACTGGAAGCGTGAGACGTATGGCTTCCAGTACCAGAAGCTTTATCCGGGAATCGGACCTTACCCCAACGGTATTCCGATTGTGAACATCACGAATTTTGCCGGCTTCCAGGGCCCGAACTTTGCGCTGCTTTCGCCTACGACCGACATCCAGGTATCGGATACGCTGACCTGGATCAAGGGGAACCATGCGTTCAAGTTCGGCGCGGCTTATATCCGCGACCGTGTTGACCAGAATGGCCGCTCCAATTACACGGGCACAGCGAACTTTACAGGACTTGCGTCGAACAGCAGTTGCCGTGCGGCTACTTCGAATACGACCTGCAACTCCGTGGCGGATGCACTGCTTGGCAACTTCTCTTCGTACTCGGAGGCCAGCGCCGATCCGATGGGACACTTCCGCTTCAACCAGATTGAAGGATTTGTACAGGATACGTGGAAGGCTACGCGCAAACTGAGCCTGGACTTCGGCCTTCGCTACCAGTGGGTGCAACCGTTTTATCTGCAGGGAAACAATGCATCCAACTTCGATCCTTCGGTCTACAACCCGGCAAATGCCGTGAAGGTGACGACGACCGGATCCATTGTTCCGGGCTCGGGAAATCCGTATAACGGATTGATTCGCGCCGGCAATGGAGTTCCGTCCGATCAGCAGATCCGCGTTCCCAACGTGAATACAGCCTTGTTCCCGCTTATTCCTACAGGCGCTCCGAGAGGCTTTTACAAGATGAACGGAGCTGTCGGTCCGCGCCTTGGCTTTGCTTATGCTGCCAACGACAAGACCACGGTTCGCGGCGGTATCGGCCTGTTCTTCTATCGCGCACAGGGCAACCTGATCTTCAGTCAGTTGAACCTTGCGCCGTGGCTCAACAATGCACAGTTTGGCAACGGCAACCTGGCTACGCTGGGCAACCTGTCGGCCAACAGTACGGCTCTGCAGGCAAGCATCAGCGCGATCGATCCAACCAGCAAGAATCCATACACGTGGCAGTACAGCTTTGGCCTGCAACGTCAGGTGACTCGCACGGTGCTGCTGGAGATGAACTACGTCGGCAGCGTTTCGCATCATCAGCTTCGGCAGCCGAACGTGAACTTCCCCGACATCGCGGCGGTCTATGAGAACCAGAAGCCTGGCGGACCGCGCTATGGCAACATTGCCATCTTCAATCCTTACAAGGGCTATAACGCGATTAACGAGAATCGTTTCGATTCGAACTACAACTACAACGCGCTCCAGATCTTCGCGTCCAAGCGAGCCGGCATTATTACGACAACGCTGGCATACACCTTCGCAAAGGCGCTGGGAGATTCGAACGGCAATAACCAGACGCTCGAGAACTGGACCGACAATCACTACAACTATGGACCGCTGGTGAACGATCGCCGTCATGCGTTTGTGGCGACGTTTGTTATCCAGACGCCAGATCTGAAGGGCCATAACTTCCTGCTCCGTGAGGTTGCAGGAGCGTGGCAGGTTTCAGGTGTCGCCCGGCTGCAGAGTGGAGCGTATAACAACGTTCAGGTGACCTCGCGCTACAGTCTCGGCAACGTCCGGCCCGATATGACTCCGGGTGCTCCGATCTACAGCAAGCATGCTGGGTTGTGCGGTTACGTTTACAACGGCGCGACGAATCTTCCGGCAGGATGCTCAACGGGTGCGAATCCGTTTTCGGCTCCGACGGGACCTCGCTTCGGCAATGCTCCTTACGGGGCGATCGTTGGACCTGGGCTCGCCCAGACCGACGCTACCCTATCGAAGTTCTTCCCGGTTACCGAGCGCGTCCGCGTGAAGGTACAGGCGGATGCATTCAACATCCTGAACCGGACCAACTTCAACGGGCTGAACCTGAACGCCAGCAACAGCAACTTCGGCACCATCTCTTCTGCGTTCCCTGCGCGGCAATTGCAGCTTGGAGCGAAGTTGTTGTTCTAA
- a CDS encoding DUF2264 domain-containing protein, whose amino-acid sequence MPILHDHPTTRRSFLSGALALGASPALPAAAQQLPRPASGVEDRAYWIEIVRKVSHPVLEALSKAQLRNLMPVEARPGLEQDRRKSTHLEAFGRLISGLAPWLESDVRNSPEAALQSQYREWARIGLRNGTDPSSPDYMNFGMTSQSVVDAAFLVLGILRAPKQLWEPLDRVTRANVVKALQATRQVLPGHSNWLLFSAIVEAGLCLMGEQWDSLRVDYAIEMHREWFLGDGTYGDGAHFHWDYYNSFVIQPMLMQVLETVPARSAMWKEFKPVVLERARRYAAIQERMISPEATYPAIGRSITYRFGAFHLLSDISLRRQLPDPVSPEQVRCALTAVMRRMIERPGTFDSKGWLTIGFAGHQPHLGETYISTGSLYLCACAWLPLGLPSDDLFWSGPAKQWTQAKIWSGEDVPADHASSA is encoded by the coding sequence TTGCCGATTCTCCACGATCACCCAACCACCAGACGCAGTTTTTTGAGCGGCGCACTCGCCCTGGGTGCAAGTCCGGCACTTCCGGCCGCTGCCCAGCAGCTTCCCCGTCCGGCATCCGGCGTAGAAGACCGGGCCTACTGGATCGAGATCGTACGCAAAGTCTCGCATCCTGTCCTTGAAGCCCTCAGCAAAGCGCAGCTTCGGAACCTCATGCCGGTTGAGGCGCGGCCGGGGCTGGAGCAGGACCGCCGAAAATCCACTCATCTTGAGGCCTTCGGCCGTCTCATCAGCGGCCTCGCGCCCTGGCTCGAAAGCGACGTCCGCAACAGCCCTGAAGCCGCTCTTCAGTCCCAATACCGCGAGTGGGCTCGCATCGGTCTTCGCAACGGGACCGATCCATCCTCACCGGACTACATGAACTTCGGCATGACTTCGCAGTCTGTCGTCGATGCCGCCTTCCTCGTCCTCGGAATCCTGCGCGCGCCAAAACAACTCTGGGAGCCTCTGGACCGCGTTACCCGCGCGAATGTCGTCAAGGCTCTGCAGGCGACCCGCCAGGTTCTCCCCGGACACTCCAACTGGCTGCTTTTCTCCGCCATCGTCGAAGCCGGCCTCTGCCTCATGGGGGAACAGTGGGATTCGCTCCGCGTCGACTACGCCATCGAGATGCATCGCGAGTGGTTCCTCGGCGACGGAACCTACGGCGACGGCGCTCACTTCCACTGGGACTACTACAACAGCTTCGTCATTCAGCCCATGCTGATGCAGGTCCTCGAGACCGTTCCTGCCCGCTCCGCCATGTGGAAGGAGTTCAAACCCGTTGTGCTCGAACGCGCCCGCCGCTACGCCGCCATCCAGGAGAGGATGATCAGCCCCGAGGCCACCTATCCCGCCATCGGCCGATCCATTACCTATCGGTTCGGCGCCTTCCACCTGCTCAGCGACATCAGCCTGCGCAGGCAGCTGCCGGACCCCGTCTCGCCCGAGCAGGTGCGTTGCGCCCTCACCGCCGTCATGCGCCGCATGATCGAGCGCCCCGGCACCTTTGACTCCAAAGGATGGCTCACCATCGGCTTCGCTGGCCATCAGCCTCACCTTGGAGAGACTTACATCTCCACCGGAAGCCTGTATCTCTGCGCATGCGCCTGGCTGCCCCTCGGTCTTCCTTCCGATGACCTCTTCTGGTCAGGTCCGGCCAAGCAATGGACCCAGGCAAAGATATGGTCCGGCGAAGACGTCCCCGCCGATCACGCGTCTTCGGCATAA